One genomic region from Quercus robur chromosome 4, dhQueRobu3.1, whole genome shotgun sequence encodes:
- the LOC126723937 gene encoding uncharacterized protein LOC126723937 isoform X2 — protein MEPAKIDWKRIESIFVEDELYEHINAPKWVDFLAPHESVDDEAWFCRPNCKHPKTAEDFLKSTPSKLTSSANGSESFPLRDQSKRDAKLKRRGLNNPKFNEDSENQNPNLSTPPVHPAKSTKTAIKSSTEKKKMVNDMPQNNELPRLKSTLSARNLFVGRDILNQITDFCNELKRMATRTRERETVERLIVEKSNVCVEEKAAKEGSCEVLGKVNEKDKEKERKPLLEVDKEKSLGMEESSVKEKLRRKKADEAENVPISLDLNNVKHKREESLLQIRTNPPSPQCFSATRGPTKTTPSKATKSRMMATQERGILQEVEQSKEVMKGESADKGRPESIVEGREARALDVFWFLKPCTLSN, from the exons atggAACCAGCAAAAATCGATTGGAAGAGAATAGAGTCAATATTTGTGGAGGACGAACTATACGAGCACATAAACGCACCCAAGTGGGTGGATTTCTTGGCTCCGCACGAATCTGTGGATGATGAGGCCTGGTTTTGCAGACCCA ATTGCAAGCATCCGAAGACTGCTGAGGATTTTCTCAAGTCAACTCCTTCTAAG CTCACAAGCTCAGCTAATGGTTCTGAATCTTTTCCACTCCGTGATCAAAGTAAAAG AGATGCAAAATTGAAGAGAAGAGGGCTTAACAATCCCAAATTCAATGAAGATAGCGAAAATCAGAACCCAAATTTATCAACTCCTCCAGTTCACCCTGCCAAGTCCACGAAGACAGCAATCAAATCAAgcacagagaagaagaaaatggttAATGACATGCCACAGAACAATGAGTTGCCGAGGCTGAAAAGCACTCTCTCAGCAAGGAACTTGTTTGTAGGGCGGGATATACTTAATCAGATCACTGATTTTTGCAATGAATTGAAGAGAATGGCGACGAGGACAAGGGAGAGAGAGACTGTGGAGAGGTTGATTGTGGAGAAGAGTAATGTGTGTGTGGAGGAAAAGGCGGCAAAGGAGGGTTCTTGTGAAGTTTTGGGGAAAGTGAATGAGAAGGATAAGGAGAAGGAGAGGAAACCATTGCTTGAAGTGGATAAAGAAAAGTCTCTAGGAATGGAGGAAAGCAGTGTTAAAGAGAAGCTGAGGAGGAAGAA AGCTGATGAGGCAGAGAATGTTCCAATTTCTCTTGATTTGAACAACGTAAAGCACAAAAGAGAGGAAAGCCTGCTGCAAATTCGGACAAATCCTCCCTCTCCCCAATGCTTTTCTGCTACTCGTGGACCAACCAAAACCACCCCATCAAAGGCTACCAAATCCAGGATGATG GCTACACAGGAGAGGGGGATACTTCAAGAAGTAGAGCAAAGTAAGGAGGTGATGAAAGGGGAATCTGCAGATAAAGGCCGACCTGAATCTATTGTTGAAGGAAGAGAAGCAAGAGCCTTGGATGTATTTTGGTTCCTTAAGCCTTGCACACTATCCAACTAA
- the LOC126723937 gene encoding uncharacterized protein LOC126723937 isoform X1, translating to MEPAKIDWKRIESIFVEDELYEHINAPKWVDFLAPHESVDDEAWFCRPNCKHPKTAEDFLKSTPSKLTSSANGSESFPLRDQSKRDAKLKRRGLNNPKFNEDSENQNPNLSTPPVHPAKSTKTAIKSSTEKKKMVNDMPQNNELPRLKSTLSARNLFVGRDILNQITDFCNELKRMATRTRERETVERLIVEKSNVCVEEKAAKEGSCEVLGKVNEKDKEKERKPLLEVDKEKSLGMEESSVKEKLRRKKRADEAENVPISLDLNNVKHKREESLLQIRTNPPSPQCFSATRGPTKTTPSKATKSRMMATQERGILQEVEQSKEVMKGESADKGRPESIVEGREARALDVFWFLKPCTLSN from the exons atggAACCAGCAAAAATCGATTGGAAGAGAATAGAGTCAATATTTGTGGAGGACGAACTATACGAGCACATAAACGCACCCAAGTGGGTGGATTTCTTGGCTCCGCACGAATCTGTGGATGATGAGGCCTGGTTTTGCAGACCCA ATTGCAAGCATCCGAAGACTGCTGAGGATTTTCTCAAGTCAACTCCTTCTAAG CTCACAAGCTCAGCTAATGGTTCTGAATCTTTTCCACTCCGTGATCAAAGTAAAAG AGATGCAAAATTGAAGAGAAGAGGGCTTAACAATCCCAAATTCAATGAAGATAGCGAAAATCAGAACCCAAATTTATCAACTCCTCCAGTTCACCCTGCCAAGTCCACGAAGACAGCAATCAAATCAAgcacagagaagaagaaaatggttAATGACATGCCACAGAACAATGAGTTGCCGAGGCTGAAAAGCACTCTCTCAGCAAGGAACTTGTTTGTAGGGCGGGATATACTTAATCAGATCACTGATTTTTGCAATGAATTGAAGAGAATGGCGACGAGGACAAGGGAGAGAGAGACTGTGGAGAGGTTGATTGTGGAGAAGAGTAATGTGTGTGTGGAGGAAAAGGCGGCAAAGGAGGGTTCTTGTGAAGTTTTGGGGAAAGTGAATGAGAAGGATAAGGAGAAGGAGAGGAAACCATTGCTTGAAGTGGATAAAGAAAAGTCTCTAGGAATGGAGGAAAGCAGTGTTAAAGAGAAGCTGAGGAGGAAGAA AAGAGCTGATGAGGCAGAGAATGTTCCAATTTCTCTTGATTTGAACAACGTAAAGCACAAAAGAGAGGAAAGCCTGCTGCAAATTCGGACAAATCCTCCCTCTCCCCAATGCTTTTCTGCTACTCGTGGACCAACCAAAACCACCCCATCAAAGGCTACCAAATCCAGGATGATG GCTACACAGGAGAGGGGGATACTTCAAGAAGTAGAGCAAAGTAAGGAGGTGATGAAAGGGGAATCTGCAGATAAAGGCCGACCTGAATCTATTGTTGAAGGAAGAGAAGCAAGAGCCTTGGATGTATTTTGGTTCCTTAAGCCTTGCACACTATCCAACTAA